A genome region from Ralstonia solanacearum K60 includes the following:
- a CDS encoding type II secretion system protein, producing the protein MRTGKARGFAYPALLVGILVFGIGLAKTGEWASQLQRRDDELGLRRAGASVVVAIKSYYYSSPGLPRALPKSLADLVDDPRFPVTRHHLRDIPFDPITRSKDWGIVRAPDGGVTGIYSKGSGRPLAAYSPTGTETPRMQSSYADWKFVFDPNER; encoded by the coding sequence ATGCGGACTGGTAAGGCGCGCGGCTTCGCCTACCCCGCACTGCTCGTCGGCATCCTGGTGTTCGGCATCGGGCTGGCCAAGACGGGCGAGTGGGCGTCGCAGCTGCAGCGTCGCGACGATGAGCTGGGACTGCGGCGGGCGGGCGCGAGCGTGGTCGTCGCCATCAAGAGCTACTACTATTCGTCGCCCGGCCTGCCGCGCGCGCTGCCGAAGTCGTTGGCGGACCTGGTCGATGACCCGCGCTTTCCGGTGACGCGACACCATCTGCGGGACATCCCGTTCGACCCGATCACGCGCTCGAAGGATTGGGGTATCGTGCGCGCGCCGGATGGCGGCGTGACCGGCATCTACTCGAAAGGAAGCGGCCGGCCGCTGGCGGCGTACAGCCCGACCGGAACCGAGACGCCCCGGATGCAGTCGAGCTATGCCGATTGGAAATTTGTATTCGATCCGAATGAAAGGTGA
- a CDS encoding type IV pilin protein — MVTTRRPCRRGFTLIELMVVMAVIALLTTIALPHYFKHVDTAKERVLRANLETARDAIDKFYADRNQYPASLAELVTQRYLKTLPMDPITDRADSWKLLTAPGGEPGVYDLRSGAPGKSMDGTPYADW, encoded by the coding sequence ATGGTGACGACCCGACGCCCCTGCCGGCGTGGCTTCACGCTGATCGAGCTGATGGTCGTCATGGCCGTCATCGCCTTGCTGACCACGATCGCGCTGCCGCATTACTTCAAGCACGTGGATACCGCCAAGGAGCGCGTCCTGCGCGCGAACCTGGAGACGGCCCGCGATGCCATCGACAAGTTCTACGCCGACCGCAACCAGTATCCGGCGTCGCTGGCGGAGTTGGTCACGCAGCGCTACCTGAAAACCTTGCCGATGGACCCGATCACGGACCGCGCCGACAGCTGGAAGCTGCTGACCGCGCCCGGCGGCGAACCCGGGGTCTACGATCTGCGCAGCGGCGCGCCGGGCAAATCCATGGACGGAACACCGTATGCGGACTGGTAA
- a CDS encoding type II secretion system protein: MKSAKCAGYSLIELGVVLAVLATLAVLATPVAQLMNKRAKEHQLRVSLERIRDALDAYKRAVDTGEIQSPGTLSGYPPTLAALVNGVPSARDPDHRTLYFLRAIPRDPFAPASLAAEQSWALRSYRSPAEAPQPGEDVYDVHSSSEGIGLDGRPYKQW; the protein is encoded by the coding sequence ATGAAGTCGGCCAAGTGCGCGGGCTACAGCCTGATCGAACTGGGCGTGGTGCTGGCCGTGCTGGCCACGCTGGCGGTGCTGGCCACGCCCGTGGCGCAGTTGATGAACAAGCGCGCCAAGGAACACCAACTGCGCGTGAGCCTGGAGCGGATCCGCGACGCGCTGGACGCCTACAAGCGTGCCGTCGACACCGGCGAGATCCAGTCGCCCGGGACGCTGTCCGGCTATCCGCCGACCCTGGCCGCGCTGGTCAACGGCGTACCGTCGGCCCGCGATCCGGACCACCGCACGCTCTATTTCCTGCGAGCCATTCCGCGCGACCCGTTCGCGCCGGCCTCGCTCGCGGCAGAGCAGAGCTGGGCGCTGCGCAGCTACCGCTCCCCGGCGGAGGCGCCCCAACCTGGCGAAGACGTGTACGACGTGCATTCTTCCAGCGAAGGCATCGGCCTCGATGGCCGGCCGTACAAGCAATGGTGA